From the Carya illinoinensis cultivar Pawnee chromosome 4, C.illinoinensisPawnee_v1, whole genome shotgun sequence genome, one window contains:
- the LOC122307511 gene encoding probable metal-nicotianamine transporter YSL6 isoform X1 translates to MGKESASVDISEPFLEESEGIGAVETELIPEWKDQITIRGLSVSALLGTLFCIITHKLNLTVGIIPSLNVAAGLLGFFFVKSWTSFLSKLGFSVQPFTRQENTVIQTCVVACYGLAFSGGFGSYMIAMDERTYKLIGADYPGNRAEDVKNPGLVWMIGFMFVVSFLGLFSLVPLRKVMVMDYKLTYPSGTATAMLINSFHTNTGAELAGNQVRCLGKYLGISLFWSCFKWFFSGIGDSCGFDNFPTLGLTLYKSTFYFDFSPTYVGCGLICPHIVNCSVLLGAIISWGFLWPFISQHAGNWYPADLESNDFKGLYGYKVFIAISLILGDGIYNLIKIIVITVKEICNKSTKQSNLPVTVEILADGESSRLLMEQRRRDEIFLKDRIPSWFAAAGYVGLAAISTATIPAIFPPLKWYLVLGSYILAPALAFCNSYGTGLTDWNLASTYGKIGLFIFASLVGTDGGVVAGLAACGVMMSIVSTAADLMQDFKTGYLTLSSAKSMFVSQLVGTAMGCIIAPLTFWLFWTAFDIGSPDGPYKAPYAVIFREMAILGIEGFSELPNHCLAMCCGFFVAALIINLMRDVIPKRISQYIPIPMAMAVPFYIGAYFAIDMFVGTVILYVWERINRKDAEDYSGAVASGLICGDGIWTIPSAILSIFRINPPICMYFGPSSRS, encoded by the exons ATGGGCAAGGAGAGCGCGTCAGTGGATATATCCGAGCCGTTTCTAGAGGAGTCCGAGGGGATCGGGGCCGTGGAAACGGAGCTTATCCCGGAGTGGAAAGATCAGATCACGATCAGAGGGCTGTCCGTGAGCGCCCTGTTGGGGACCCTCTTCTGCATCATCACCCATAAGCTCAATCTGACGGTCGGGATAATTCCGTCTCTCAACGTTGCCGCTGGCTTGCTGGGGTTCTTCTTCGTCAAGTCCTGGACTAGCTTCTTGTCCAAGTTGGGATTCTCGGTTCAGCCCTTCACGAGGCAGGAGAACACCGTTATCCAGACCTGCGTCGTTGCTTGTTATGGCCTCGCATTTAGCG GGGGATTTGGTTCATATATGATTGCAATGGATGAGAGAACTTACAAGCTCATCGGTGCTGACTATCCTGGTAACCGGGCTGAAGATGTTAAGAACCCAGGCCTGGTTTGGATGATTGGTTTTATGTTTGTCGTCAGCTTCCTTGGCCTTTTTAGTCTTGTTCCACTTCGCAAG GTTATGGTCATGGATTATAAGCTTACGTATCCTAGTGGCACAGCAACTGCAATGTTGATAAATAGCTTTCATACAAACACAGGAGCTGAGCTTGCAGG GAATCAAGTCCGTTGTCTTGGAAAATATTTGGGCATAAGTTTATTCTGGAGCTGCTTTAAGTGGTTCTTCAGTGGTATTGGTGATTCCTGTGGATTTGACAATTTTCCTACGCTTGGCCTGACGTTATACAAGAGCAC GTTTTATTTTGACTTCAGTCCAACTTATGTTGGTTGTGGTCTTATTTGCCCGCATATAGTCAACTGCTCAGTTCTTCTTGGGGCTATCATATCATGGGGTTTCCTCTGGCCCTTTATTTCTCAACATGCCGGAAACTGGTACCCTGCTGACCTTGAGAGCAATGATTTTAAAGGTCTCTATGGATACAAG GTCTTCATAGCCATTTCACTTATCCTTGGGGATGGTATTTACAATTTGATCAAGATAATAGTCATAACTGTGAAGGAAATCTGCAACAAAAGCACTAAACAGAGCAACCTTCCTGTCACTGTAGAGATTCTAG CAGATGGTGAAAGTTCTAGACTACTAATGGAGCAAAGAAGAAGGGATGAGATATTTCTTAAAGACAGAATCCCCTCCTGGTTTGCAGCTGCTGGATATGTGGGTCTGGCTGCAATATCAACAGCAACAATACCAGCCATCTTTCCACCCCTCAAGTGGTATCTGGTTCTAGGCTCATACATCCTTGCCCCTGCTCTTGCCTTCTGCAACTCTTATGGTACTGGACTCACGGATTGGAACCTGGCCTCAACTTACGGAAAGATTGGTCTTTTTATCTTTGCTTCCTTGGTTGGAACCGATGGTGGGGTTGTAGCCGGCTTAGCAGCTTGTGGGGTTATGATGTCAATTGTCTCCACTGCAGCTGATCTCATGCAAGATTTCAAGACTGGCTACCTCACATTATCTTCAGCCAAGTCTATGTTTGTGAGCCAGTTAGTGGGAACAGCCATGGGTTGTATCATTGCCCCACTTACATTCTGGTTGTTTTGGACTGCTTTTGATATCGGGTCACCTGATGGTCCCTACAAAGCACCATATGCCGTAATATTCAGGGAAATGGCCATTCTAGGTATCGAGGGCTTCTCTGAGCTGCCGAACCATTGCCTGGCCATGTGTTGTGGGTTTTTTGTGGCAGCTCTGATTATAAACCTCATGAGGGATGTGATTCCTAAAAGGATCTCCCAGTATATTCCAATTCCAATGGCTATGGCAGTCCCATTTTACATCGGAGCTTACTTTGCTATAGACATGTTTGTTGGGACAGTGATATTGTATGTGTGGGAGCGAATTAATAGGAAGGATGCTGAGGATTATTCAGGGGCCGTTGCTTCAGGTTTGATATGTGGTGACGGTATTTGGACAATACCATCAGCAATCCTCTCTATTTTCAGGATCAATCCGCCCATCTGCATGTACTTTGGGCCTTCTTCCAGAAGCTGA
- the LOC122307511 gene encoding probable metal-nicotianamine transporter YSL6 isoform X2 gives MGKESASVDISEPFLEESEGIGAVETELIPEWKDQITIRGLSVSALLGTLFCIITHKLNLTVGIIPSLNVAAGLLGFFFVKSWTSFLSKLGFSVQPFTRQENTVIQTCVVACYGLAFSGGFGSYMIAMDERTYKLIGADYPGNRAEDVKNPGLVWMIGFMFVVSFLGLFSLVPLRKVMVMDYKLTYPSGTATAMLINSFHTNTGAELAGNQVRCLGKYLGISLFWSCFKWFFSGIGDSCGFDNFPTLGLTLYKSTFYFDFSPTYVGCGLICPHIVNCSVLLGAIISWGFLWPFISQHAGNWYPADLESNDFKGLYGYKVFIAISLILGDGIYNLIKIIVITVKEICNKSTKQSNLPVTVEILDGESSRLLMEQRRRDEIFLKDRIPSWFAAAGYVGLAAISTATIPAIFPPLKWYLVLGSYILAPALAFCNSYGTGLTDWNLASTYGKIGLFIFASLVGTDGGVVAGLAACGVMMSIVSTAADLMQDFKTGYLTLSSAKSMFVSQLVGTAMGCIIAPLTFWLFWTAFDIGSPDGPYKAPYAVIFREMAILGIEGFSELPNHCLAMCCGFFVAALIINLMRDVIPKRISQYIPIPMAMAVPFYIGAYFAIDMFVGTVILYVWERINRKDAEDYSGAVASGLICGDGIWTIPSAILSIFRINPPICMYFGPSSRS, from the exons ATGGGCAAGGAGAGCGCGTCAGTGGATATATCCGAGCCGTTTCTAGAGGAGTCCGAGGGGATCGGGGCCGTGGAAACGGAGCTTATCCCGGAGTGGAAAGATCAGATCACGATCAGAGGGCTGTCCGTGAGCGCCCTGTTGGGGACCCTCTTCTGCATCATCACCCATAAGCTCAATCTGACGGTCGGGATAATTCCGTCTCTCAACGTTGCCGCTGGCTTGCTGGGGTTCTTCTTCGTCAAGTCCTGGACTAGCTTCTTGTCCAAGTTGGGATTCTCGGTTCAGCCCTTCACGAGGCAGGAGAACACCGTTATCCAGACCTGCGTCGTTGCTTGTTATGGCCTCGCATTTAGCG GGGGATTTGGTTCATATATGATTGCAATGGATGAGAGAACTTACAAGCTCATCGGTGCTGACTATCCTGGTAACCGGGCTGAAGATGTTAAGAACCCAGGCCTGGTTTGGATGATTGGTTTTATGTTTGTCGTCAGCTTCCTTGGCCTTTTTAGTCTTGTTCCACTTCGCAAG GTTATGGTCATGGATTATAAGCTTACGTATCCTAGTGGCACAGCAACTGCAATGTTGATAAATAGCTTTCATACAAACACAGGAGCTGAGCTTGCAGG GAATCAAGTCCGTTGTCTTGGAAAATATTTGGGCATAAGTTTATTCTGGAGCTGCTTTAAGTGGTTCTTCAGTGGTATTGGTGATTCCTGTGGATTTGACAATTTTCCTACGCTTGGCCTGACGTTATACAAGAGCAC GTTTTATTTTGACTTCAGTCCAACTTATGTTGGTTGTGGTCTTATTTGCCCGCATATAGTCAACTGCTCAGTTCTTCTTGGGGCTATCATATCATGGGGTTTCCTCTGGCCCTTTATTTCTCAACATGCCGGAAACTGGTACCCTGCTGACCTTGAGAGCAATGATTTTAAAGGTCTCTATGGATACAAG GTCTTCATAGCCATTTCACTTATCCTTGGGGATGGTATTTACAATTTGATCAAGATAATAGTCATAACTGTGAAGGAAATCTGCAACAAAAGCACTAAACAGAGCAACCTTCCTGTCACTGTAGAGATTCTAG ATGGTGAAAGTTCTAGACTACTAATGGAGCAAAGAAGAAGGGATGAGATATTTCTTAAAGACAGAATCCCCTCCTGGTTTGCAGCTGCTGGATATGTGGGTCTGGCTGCAATATCAACAGCAACAATACCAGCCATCTTTCCACCCCTCAAGTGGTATCTGGTTCTAGGCTCATACATCCTTGCCCCTGCTCTTGCCTTCTGCAACTCTTATGGTACTGGACTCACGGATTGGAACCTGGCCTCAACTTACGGAAAGATTGGTCTTTTTATCTTTGCTTCCTTGGTTGGAACCGATGGTGGGGTTGTAGCCGGCTTAGCAGCTTGTGGGGTTATGATGTCAATTGTCTCCACTGCAGCTGATCTCATGCAAGATTTCAAGACTGGCTACCTCACATTATCTTCAGCCAAGTCTATGTTTGTGAGCCAGTTAGTGGGAACAGCCATGGGTTGTATCATTGCCCCACTTACATTCTGGTTGTTTTGGACTGCTTTTGATATCGGGTCACCTGATGGTCCCTACAAAGCACCATATGCCGTAATATTCAGGGAAATGGCCATTCTAGGTATCGAGGGCTTCTCTGAGCTGCCGAACCATTGCCTGGCCATGTGTTGTGGGTTTTTTGTGGCAGCTCTGATTATAAACCTCATGAGGGATGTGATTCCTAAAAGGATCTCCCAGTATATTCCAATTCCAATGGCTATGGCAGTCCCATTTTACATCGGAGCTTACTTTGCTATAGACATGTTTGTTGGGACAGTGATATTGTATGTGTGGGAGCGAATTAATAGGAAGGATGCTGAGGATTATTCAGGGGCCGTTGCTTCAGGTTTGATATGTGGTGACGGTATTTGGACAATACCATCAGCAATCCTCTCTATTTTCAGGATCAATCCGCCCATCTGCATGTACTTTGGGCCTTCTTCCAGAAGCTGA